In Streptomyces erythrochromogenes, the DNA window GGGGCCGGGCTTCCGGTCGATGCGGTTGCCGGTGGGGAGGTGGTCGGCGCCGCGCTCCTCCTGCCAGGCGGGGTCGAAGGAGAGCTCCACGTCCCGGCCGCCCAGGTTGCGCAGGAACCAGGGGTGCCAGCCGGCCTGGGCCGGGAAGGAGTCCCCGTACGTCTCGACGCCCATGGTGAGGGTCAGCGAGTCCTCGGCGAGCGTGACGACCTGGGTGACCCGGCCGGGGGTCGGCCACGGGTCGACGAGGTCGTAGGTGAAGGCGGCCTCGGTGGCGGTGGCGCCGGCCGGCCGCCACGACGCGTCACGGCCGAAGCCGTGGAGGGCGTGCGGCGGGTGGTCGAGGGGCATCTGGTGCAGGGTCGCACCGTTGTGGAACCGGCCGTCCTTCATACGGCCGCACCACGGCACCATCGGGAAGGACCCGTACCGGGGCCCCTGGCGCAGCAGCTCGGTCCCGTCGATGCGCAGACTGCTGATCCGGCAGCCGTTCTCCTGGTCGACAGTCACCTCGGTGCCGCCGGCGCTCAGTTGCGTACTCATGCGGTCGACCCTAGGGGGTGGCCCGCCGAGAATCCCCGCGGGTCGACGTGGCCGAGGCCGCAGGTCAGCGGCGGCGGCGCAGGGCCCGGCCGATGACGACGGCCGAGGCGAGCGCGAGCGCCGCGGCCGGGGCGATCCAGCGCAGGCTGTCGCCGGTCGCGGTGGCGGCCGGCGCGGGCACCGGGGCGTACCGGCCGCGCGGGGGCGCGTGGTCCACCTCCTCGGCGCTGCGGCCGATCATGGTGCGGCGGGCGTGGGCGGCCTCGGCCGGGGGCCGCGGAGCTCCGGCCGCGTCGAGGTCCTCGAACCCGCCGGCCAGGAAGGGATCCAGGGCGGGGTCCAGGGACGGGGGCGGCACCTCGGTCTCGAAGACCGTGGCACTGACCTCGGTGACCTCGTCCTCCGGCCCCGCCGGGCCGTCGAGTTCCTCGGCCTCGGCCTCCGCGACCGGGTCGCTGATCGCGGACCCCGCGGCCAGCTGGCCGGCTGCCCGGTCGAGCAGCCTGCGCAGGGCCGTGGCCGCGGCCTCGGGGGCGAAGGAGGCGGCGCGCCCGTCGGCGGTCGCGTGCGCGGTGAAGTCGATCCGGGTCCCGCCCGGGACCGGGGTCAGGCGCAGGCCGAGGGAGAACTTCACGCTGCCGCTGCCCCGCACCTCCGTGCCCTCACCCTCAAAGGTGAAGCGGTCGGGGTCCTGCTCGATGACGGCCGCGGAGCCCCGGTAGGTCACGGTGCTCCCGCCGGCCCGCACCTTGAGCCGTCCGGAGAGCGGGCCCACGCCCGTGTCGGCGTCCTGCTGGAGTCCCGGCACGCACCGGGCCACGCTGGCGGGGTCGCGCAGCACGGCGCGGAGGTCGTCTGCCGGTACCGGGACGAACACCTGATGCTCCATGCGGTCGAGCCTACGGCCTGGACCGCACCGGGTCACGAATAGCGCGGATGCGGCAGCGTCGAGGGCGGAAGTCCGCTCACCCGGGTGCGTTCGGCGTCGCGCGACGCGTCCTGGAGGGAGCCGGTCGACAGCGAGCGCAGGGCGGGCGTCTCGTGGTCCACGCGCAGCCGGGGCTCCTGGTCGCGGGCGGCCAGGACGAACCCCCAGTCCTGCGGCGGCGCGCCGGTTCCCCCGAGCGGGGTGCGGTCGGGGCCTGCGGCGAAGCCCGTGAGGCGGCCGCCCGCGCTGTAGGGGGCGGTGCGCAGGCCGGCCGCGCGGAGCGTGGAGTCGACCGTCCAGTACGTACGGGGGCGCGTGGCCAGCGGCCCGGCGTGCACCGCCATCCGGCCGCCGGGCGCCAGGGCCCGCACGGCCAGTCCGTAGAACTCCTGCGAGTACAGCTTCGTGCTGGGGGTGATGCCGGGGTCGGGGAGGTCGGAGACGATCACGTCGAAGCGGTCGTTCGCGGCGGGCCCGCGCAGCCAGCGGAAGGCGTCCTGGGTGACGACGGCCAGGCGCGGGTCGGCGTACACCCCGGCGTTGAGCGCGGAGAGCATGGGGTCGGTGCGGGCGAGGCGGACCACGCCGGGGTCGACCTCGACGACGGTGACGGAGGCGACGTCCCGGTAGCGGAGCACCTCGCGGGCGGCGAGCCCGTCGCCGCCGCCGAGGACGAGGACACGGGCGTGCGGGCCGGTCATCGCGGGGTGGACCAGGGCCTCGTGGTAGCGGTACTCGTCGTAGCCGCTGACCCGCAGCCGCCCGTCGAGGTACAGGTCGAGGGAGCGCGGTGAGCCGGTCGCGGGGCCGGTGAGCACCAGCTCCTGCACCCCGGTCTGGACGGCGACCCGCACCTCGGAACCGTAGACGGCGCGCCGGGCGAGCCGCTCGAAGTCGTCGGCGAGGACGGTCGCGGAGGCGAGCACGACGAGGACGGTCAGGTTGGCGGCGATGAGCAGCCAGCGGCTGCGCCGGCTCAGGTCGTGGCGGAAGAGCCACAGGACCAGTCCGCCGCCGACGACGGCGTTGACGGTGCCGGTGAGCATGGCGCCGGTGAGCTGGCCGAGCATCGGCAGCAGCAGGAACGGGAAGGCGAGGCCGCCGACGAGGGCGCCCACGTAGTCGGCGGCGAACAGGTCGGCGACGGCTCCGCCCGCGTCCTGCCTGCGGATGCGCTGGATGAGGACCATCAGCAGCGGGATCTCCGCGCCGATGAGCATGCCGATGGCGAAGGAGAACGCGACGAGCGCCGGGCGGGACTCCCCCAGCCAGGCGAAACTCGCGTACAGCGCTATGGCGGAGAGCCCGCCGAGGAGGGCGAGCCCGGCCTCGATGGCGGCGAAGCCGAGGGCGGGCCGGTGCCGCAGGCGTTTGGCGAGCAGGGAGCCGACGCCCATGGCGAAGACCATGACGGACAGCACGACCGACGCCTGGGTGACGGAGTCGCCGATGAGGTAGGTGCCCAGGGCGAGGAGCTCCAGCTCGTACACGAGCCCGCAGGCTGCGCAGACGAACACGGTGGCCAGGACCAGGAGTCGGCCCGTCCGGGGCCGTACGGGCAGGGCGGCCGCAACGGTCGCGGCGCCTCCCGGCTCCGGAGCCGGGAGGACCCGGCGCGGGACGGAACGGTCGATCATGAAGCGAACCGTACGTCACCGCCCACTCGCATCCGGTCACCCACATGGGTGCAAGTGGCGCACTGATCCGGCCAGTTGGCGTAACCACACCGCACATCCCGCACCGCGGAGCGCCGGTCGGCCACGCACCGCCCGAGCACCCCCTCCCCCGCACGGCCTAGAGCAGGGCGGCCGATTCCAGGGCGGGCGCCACGGCGCCCATCCGCACCCCGACCCGCGTGCGGGTGGCCACCAACTGCCCTTCCTGCGGGTACGCGTGCCAGGTGCGCCACCGCACCTGGCCCTCGTACCGCTGGGCGAGCATCGCGGTGAAGGCGTGCGGGCTCCCCGGGAACGTCCCCGCCAGTCCGTTCGGGTGGTCGGCCACCAGCGCGAGCAGCTCCTGAGCCCGCCCCGCGAAGGATCCCCGGGACAGGGTCTCGACCCGCGCGGCGAACTCGTACTCCCAGTCGCCCACCCGCTTCGCCACGCCGAGCGGCAGCGGCGTACTGCTCCCGGGCATGCAGGCGACCGTCTCCGAGCAGAGCACGTCCCGCTCCTCCAGCAGAACCTGATGGGAGGCCCCGAGCAGGCGCAACTCGACCTTCGCACCCGAAAGTTCGAGGTTCAGTACGGCCAGGGCGGGCAGCCGGTCCCGACCCAGGGCCCAGGCGAGGTCGGCGGCACGCGTGTCGGTGTAGGAGGTCTGGAGGGTCGTGAGCATGAGTCGGCTCCGCAAACGCGCGAGGGAGATGGGCCGGGGCCCGCCAGCGGTAGCAAGCACGGGTGGGGGGACACCGGCACGGGTCCACAGGAAGTCCAGGGAGGTCCGAGGACTGGTCTACTCAACCGAGGGAATCATGAAAGGCACGGCACTCACAGCGTTTTTACCCAACTTGACGGGGTTTACATCCCCCCGGGGGCCCGGCAGTTCACGTGTTCAAGAGGTTGCGTCCCGCGCGTCGGGATGCATGGACAACGCGCGGGGCGCCCGAGGGGAAACGGCCCCTCGGACGCCCACGTCAGAACGGCGTCGGCCGCCCCGTGTCAGCTGCCGCCGCCACACCCCCCGCCCCCGCAGGAGGACGAAGAACCGCACGAGGACGACGATCCGCAGCCCGCCGAGCCGGAGTCACCGGCCCACCAGCTGCGCCTGCCCCGGCGGGGCCGGCGCGGACGGGAGCCGTGCCCCGCCAGCTTCCGGACGATCCGGCTCATGAAGAACACGAGCAACGCACAGACCCCGAGCACTACGAAGACGAACTCCATGTCCGCCCCTCTCTCACGCCCCGGTCCTCCCGGGGAGCGGGATCCCCGCGTCCCGCGTGAAGGAGGAATCCCCACGGCCCGCACGGCCCAAAGCACACTTGAGCAAGTCCAGAGGTTGCACGCAGGATGGCGCCCATGAGCGCACCCGTGGGCAGCGACCGCCCCTTCCTGAACCGCCGGCTGGCGGCCTTCGGCACGACGATCTTCGCGGAGATGTCGGCACTGGCCGCACGCACCGGGTCGATCAACCTCGGCCAGGGATTCCCCGACACCGACGGCCCGGCGGAGATCGCCGAGGCGGCCTCCCGCGCGGTCCTCACGGGCCTGGGCAACCAGTACCCGCCCGGGCCCGGCGTCCCGGAGCTGCGCACCGCGATCGCCGCGCACCAGCAGCGCTTCTACGGCCTCGGCTACGACCCCGACAGCGAGGTCCTGGTCACCGCGGGCGCCACCGAGGCCATCGCCGCCTCCCTCCTCGCGCTCCTGGAGCCCGGCGACGAGGTCATCGCCCTCGAACCGTTCTACGACTCCTACGCGGCCTGCATCGCGATGACCGGCGCCACCCGCGTCCCCGTCACCCTGCGCCCGCACGGCGACGCCTTCGCCCTCGACCTGGAGGAGCT includes these proteins:
- a CDS encoding aldose epimerase family protein, with translation MSTQLSAGGTEVTVDQENGCRISSLRIDGTELLRQGPRYGSFPMVPWCGRMKDGRFHNGATLHQMPLDHPPHALHGFGRDASWRPAGATATEAAFTYDLVDPWPTPGRVTQVVTLAEDSLTLTMGVETYGDSFPAQAGWHPWFLRNLGGRDVELSFDPAWQEERGADHLPTGNRIDRKPGPWDDCFGMPDGVDVTLTWPGALELRITSRSEWVVVYDEQAEAVCVEPQSGPPNGINTAPRLVTPVDPLEVSTTWTWRRLA
- a CDS encoding SRPBCC family protein: MEHQVFVPVPADDLRAVLRDPASVARCVPGLQQDADTGVGPLSGRLKVRAGGSTVTYRGSAAVIEQDPDRFTFEGEGTEVRGSGSVKFSLGLRLTPVPGGTRIDFTAHATADGRAASFAPEAAATALRRLLDRAAGQLAAGSAISDPVAEAEAEELDGPAGPEDEVTEVSATVFETEVPPPSLDPALDPFLAGGFEDLDAAGAPRPPAEAAHARRTMIGRSAEEVDHAPPRGRYAPVPAPAATATGDSLRWIAPAAALALASAVVIGRALRRRR
- a CDS encoding polyamine aminopropyltransferase, encoding MIDRSVPRRVLPAPEPGGAATVAAALPVRPRTGRLLVLATVFVCAACGLVYELELLALGTYLIGDSVTQASVVLSVMVFAMGVGSLLAKRLRHRPALGFAAIEAGLALLGGLSAIALYASFAWLGESRPALVAFSFAIGMLIGAEIPLLMVLIQRIRRQDAGGAVADLFAADYVGALVGGLAFPFLLLPMLGQLTGAMLTGTVNAVVGGGLVLWLFRHDLSRRSRWLLIAANLTVLVVLASATVLADDFERLARRAVYGSEVRVAVQTGVQELVLTGPATGSPRSLDLYLDGRLRVSGYDEYRYHEALVHPAMTGPHARVLVLGGGDGLAAREVLRYRDVASVTVVEVDPGVVRLARTDPMLSALNAGVYADPRLAVVTQDAFRWLRGPAANDRFDVIVSDLPDPGITPSTKLYSQEFYGLAVRALAPGGRMAVHAGPLATRPRTYWTVDSTLRAAGLRTAPYSAGGRLTGFAAGPDRTPLGGTGAPPQDWGFVLAARDQEPRLRVDHETPALRSLSTGSLQDASRDAERTRVSGLPPSTLPHPRYS
- a CDS encoding DUF2617 family protein; this translates as MLTTLQTSYTDTRAADLAWALGRDRLPALAVLNLELSGAKVELRLLGASHQVLLEERDVLCSETVACMPGSSTPLPLGVAKRVGDWEYEFAARVETLSRGSFAGRAQELLALVADHPNGLAGTFPGSPHAFTAMLAQRYEGQVRWRTWHAYPQEGQLVATRTRVGVRMGAVAPALESAALL